The Blattabacterium cuenoti genome includes the window AAAAGAAATATAAAAAATATTCAAAATAAACGAATTTCTTATGAAGAGAAAAAAAATAAAATTTCTCATCCTATAGGAAAAAAACTTATTGATATTACGTTAAAAAAAAAAACAAACTTGATAGTTTCTGCTGACTTGATATACACTGAAAATATTTTAAAATTAGTCAATTCAATTGGAGATAGAATTTGTGGATTAAAACTTCATGTAGATATTATAAATGACTTTTCATATTCATTTATAAAATGTCTTAAAAATATTTCTATAGAAAAAAAATTCTTATTATTCGAAGATCGAAAATTATGTGATGTTGGTCCGACTAATTATCTTCAATTACATTACGGGATACATAAAATTTCTTCTTGGGCAGACATCATCACAACGCACGTAATTGCTGGTAGTATGAGTATACAAAACTTAAATATTCCTTCTAGTATGGGATTGATTACAATATCTGAAATGTCTTCTCACGGAAGATTATCGGATGATCATTACATAAGAAAAGCTCTGAATATTTCTTTGAAAAATCCAAAAGTTATTGGAACTGTAGCACAAAGAAAAGTGGATGATCGATTATTATTGTTTACGCCTGGAATTCATTTTTCTCAACAAAATAATGACGGAGGAAATAGGTACATTCATCCTGTCCAAGCTTTTGAAAAAAATGGAAGCGATTTTATTATTGTAGGTAAAGCGATTTACAAATCTATTAATCCAGAAATAGCGGCAGAAGAATATAGAGATGCAGGATGGAAAGCTTATGAAAATGGACTTTGAATAAGTCTATTTTATTTACATGAATGAGTTTTTTTAAAAAAATTGATGATACTGATTATAATTTTATTTAATTTGTATATATATAGTCGTCATATTAATTATTTCAATCATAAAAAATTATAAACGAGGTAAAAAATTATTTGAATAAATTTTGAGTATGGAATGGATCAATTCATTAATTAGTTGTTTTATGATACTTTTTAGCATTATAGATATATTAGGGAATGCTCCCATAATTATGGGGTTTAAATCAAAGGGGAACATTATAGATACTAAAAAAGTTATAATTACTTCTCTTGTAATATTTTTATCTTTTCTTTTTTTAGGACAACCTATGCTTAAAATCATTGGAGTTGATGTTCATTCTTTTTCTGTAGCTGGATCTGTAGTATTGTTTTTAATTGGGTTAGAAATGATATTAGGAATAGATCTTCATAAAGTTACGAAAAATGCTCAAACTTCTATTGTTCCAATAGCTTTTCCACTTATAGCTGGTCCCGGATCTTTAACTACTTTAATTTCATTAAGAGCAACTTATGACGTAAATATTATTCTTTTATCTCTTATTTTAAATATGATAGTTGTCTATTTTGTGATAGACAGATGTGATTTTATAGCCGAAAAAATAGGAAATAATGGTTTAGATATTTTAAAAAAAATATTTGGAATTGTTTTATTAGCTTTTGCAGTGAAAATTTTTGGAGCTAATGCGGGGCAATTGTTTCAACAATGATTTTATTGAAAATGTTTACAATAGATTCATTTATATCTTTAAATTTGGGTAAATAAAAAGCTTTATAAATAAAAATAATGTAACAATTTTTATTATTATTTATAATACTTTTATTCAAAATTGATTTATTTAGAAAAAAAGAAGCTTTTAACAAACGTTTTATTCTATTTCTATGAACTGATTTTTTAAAATTTTTTTTTTCACTAAAGTTCCAATTAGATTTAGTGACAAGTTTTTTCCAAAATTTGTTTCTTTTAACAAAAAGACAGATAAAACAGGATATACGAATAAATATTTTCCATTTTTTATTACTTTTTCAAAAATTTTTTTTTCTTTAAGATGCATTTTTAAGATTTATTCACAATCTAGCATAAACTCTTCTAACTTGGAAACCATTCCTGTAGGACCACAAACGAATGGAGTCCTTTGATGTAATTTAGTAGGTTCTATGTCTAGAATCCGTTTTTTTCCATCAGAAGCTTTTCCTCCAGCTTGTTCTGCTAAAAAAGCCATAGGATTACATTCATAAAGTAATCTCAATTTTCCTTCTGGAGAAGAAGCTGTTTTGGGATAAATGTATATTCCTCCTTGTATAAGGTTTCTGTGAAAATCTCCCACTAAAGATCCAATATATCTTGCTGTGTATGGACGATTGTCTTTTTTTTCTTGACAATATCTAATAAATTTTCTAATAGAATTAGAAAATTTAGCATAATTTCCTTCATTAATAGAATAAATTTTTTCTTTTTTAGGAAAATGAAGATTAGAGTGAGATAAGTAAAATGTTCCAACTGAAGGATCTAAAGTAAATCCATGGACTCCATCCCCAATACTATATACTAATATAGTAGAAGATCCATAAATAATATATCCAGCAAGAATTTGTTTATTTCCTTTTTGCAAAAAATCTTCTATTGTTAAATTCATTTGAATAGGAGTTTTTCTCATATACACAGAAAATATAGTACCAATAGATACATTCACATCTATATTAGATGAACCGTCAAGTGGATCTATTAAAACAATATATTGATTTTGAAAAATATTTTCATGTTTCCCTTTTATTACTATAAAATTTTTACTTTCTTCAGAAGCTATTCCACAAACAACATTTCTACTTTTAAAAGATTCAATAAAAGCTCGATGAGCAAAATCATCCAATTTTTGTTGATTTTCTCCTTGAATATTAGTAATACCAGAACTTCCTATAATTTCTTCTGTTAATCCTGCTTTATTAACTTCTTTATGAATCGCTTTAGAAGCCAATTTTATAGAGCTAAATAATCGTAATAATGCTTCTGTAGAATATGAAAAACGATCTCTATTTTTTATAATAAACTCTCCTAATGTATACATGTTTCTTTAAAAGAAAAGACTTTCTTTATATAAAGATCAGATTTTTTTAAAAAAATTTTATAATTATGTTTCAATTTTTGTAAAATTTATGATGAATAATTTTAAAAAAGTTACTATGAATTTTATATATTTCTGTTAATTTTATTGCTTAATGAAAATTATACAAATATCATTAATATTGTTATGGCGTACATGGTTTTTTCTTATCAATATATTTTTGATTCCTTTATGGGCAGGAGCTTCTATTCCATTTCTTTTTAAAGAAAGACATTATCCCATTGCATATTGGTTTCATCAAATGTGGGCCAGAAGTAATCTTTTTCTCATGGGATTTTGGTATGTGTTGGAAAAAGACCAAGAAATATTAGATAAAAATCAACAATACGTAATTATTAGTAATCACAGTTCGATTATGGATATTATGTTAATTTACTCTTTAATGAGAAATCATCCTTTAGTTTTTGTGGGAAAGGCAGAATTAGCTAAACTTCCTTTTTTTGGATTTGTTTATAAAAAAAGTAATATTCTTATTGAGAGAAAAAATTTATCAAGTTGTATACAAGTATTTAAGAAAATAAAAGATAAAGTAGATTCTGGAAAAAGTGTTTGTATTTTTCCAGAAGGGGGGGTTCCTAAACCTTATATTTTATTGGACGATTTTAAGAGTGGAGCTTTTTTTATCGCTATTTTAAAAAAAATCCCTATTATTCCTTTTACCATAGCTGATGTAAAAACAAAATTTCCTAGTTCTTCTATTGTAAAAGGAAGGCCTGGGAAAATAAGAATTAAACAACATCGTTCCATATCAACAAAAAATTTATCCCTAAAAGATAAGGATAATTTGAAAAAAAAATGTTTCAATTTAATAAAATATCAATTAGAAAAATTTGAACGTGAAAAATAAAATAGTTAATTACATGAATCATTCGTGAACAAAAAAATTCATATTTATACTGACGGTTCTTCAAAAGGAAATCCTGGTCCAGGAGGATATGGAATTTTTATAGAAATGTTTTTTGGTCATTTTTATAATAGAAAAATAATTTCAGAAGGATTTCGTTATACAACTAATAATAGAATGGAACTATTATCAGTCATAGTAGGATTAGAAAAAATAGAAAATAAAAAGCAAAATATTATTGTTTTTACTGATTCTAAATATATAGTTAATACGGTACAAAATAAATGGATTTATAAATGGAAAAAAAATAACTTTCATAATAAAAAAAATGTAGATTTATGGAAAAGATTCCTATCCTTATTTTGTAAGCATTTTGTTATATTTTATTGGATTAAAAGTCACAATCATCATTATATCAATGATTATTGCGATCAATTATCTGTAGAAGCTTCCAAAAGAAAAAATTTAAAAATAGATCACGTGTATGAAAAACAGATATAAATATTATCTAGTATAATTTCTTTGTCTAATAATTTCATATATGATGATAGACATTGCATTACTAACATTTAATGAATCTATATTTCCAAACATAGGAATATTTATAATTTTGTTAGCTTTTTTTAACCAAATATTAGAAACTCCTTTATTTTCAGAACCAAAAACAATAGCTATTTTATTAAAATGAGAAAATTGAGTTTGGTATAGATTCATTACTTTTTTATGTTGATGAAATCCTGTTGTTATAATTTTTATTTTATTTTTTTGTAACCAATTCATAATTGATTCTATTTTTTCCATAAAAATCTTTCTTGTAAAAAGACTACCTAAACTACATCTGATAATGTTAGAATTATATATATAAGTTTTCATATTACATAGTATAATGATATGAATATTTGCAGCATCAGCTATTCTTAACATAGCTCCTATATTCCCAGGTTTTTCTATTCCATCTAATATAAGTATTAAAGAAGAATTATTATTATCAATTTTTATGTTTTTCAATTGATTCATATATTTTTTTTCTTGAAATAAAGCAATAATTCCACCCGAATTATCTCTATACGTTAATTTTTTAAAAATTTTTATATTAATAAAAAAGGTTATAGAATAAAATGATTGAATCATATTATATTTATGGAATATTTTTTCGCATATAAATATTCTTTTTGGTATAAAATTTCCCTTTATAGCCATTTCAAATTCTTTGATTCCTTCAACAAGGAAAATATTCATAGAATTTTTTTTTTGAGAAATTTTTATCAAATCTTTAATTTTTGTATTTTGAATATTATATGTTTTTTTCATATTTATTTTCTATTTCTACCTAAAAAATGATTTATAAAATTTATAAAAAATACCATGATATGATATATATGAATATGGCTATCGAACGTTCAAAATTATCTTTTTGCAAAAAAAAAAAGTAGGCGCTGTTATAGTTAAAAATAATAAAATCATATCTGATGGATATAACCATACTCCAGATGGATTTGATGATATATGTGAAGATCACAATGGAAATACAAAATGGTATGTTATACATGCAGAAGCAAATGCCATATCAAAAATGGCTTCTTCTTCTTTATCCTGTGAAGGAGCTTCCATATATATTACTCATTTTCCATGTAAAGAATGTTGTAAATTAATTTATTTTTCTAATATAAAAAGAGTTATTTATTTACAACATGCAATAAAAAATGAAGAATTATCTTTTTTGAGAAAACTAAAAATAGGAATAGACAAACTATAAATTTTATGAAAACCCAGGTGGCGAAATAGGTATACGCGCTGGACTCAAAATCCAGTGATTTTACATCATGCGGGTTCGAATCCCGCCCTGGGTATTTTTATTCAGAATAAAAAATATCTCTGAGAAAGAGGTAAAACATCAGAAGGATGAGAAATTATTTTTTCTCCATTTATATAAACATTGTAGGTTTTGGGGTCCACTTCTAAATTGGGAATTTCTCCATTTAAGATCATATTTTTTTTGGATAAAGTGCGACATCCTTTTACTATTTTTATTTGTTTTTTAATTTCATTTTTTTCTAAAAAACCATTATTGATTGCATTTATTGATACAAAAACACTGCTTAATTTTGGTTCAAAATATCCAAACATTTTTCGATACATAAATGGTTGAGGAGTAGGTATGGTCGCATTAGGATCTCCCATGCTAGCATAGACAATCATTCCACTTTTTATAACTAACTCAGGTTTTACTCCAAAAAAAGAAGGTTTCCATAGGACCAAATCTGCCATTTTTCCAATTTGAATAGATCCTACATATTCAGAAATACCATGTGTAATAGAAGGATTTATAGTATATTTTGAAATATATCTTCTTACTCTAAAATTATCATTTTTTGTATGATCTTCATTTAAAAATCCTCTTTCTTTTTTCATTTTATCAGCGGTTTGCCATGTCCGTTTTACTATCTCCCCTATTCTTCCCATAGCTTGAGAATCAGAACTAGTCATACTAATAGCTCCCATATCATGTAAAACTCCTTCTGCACTAATAGTTTCAGATCTTATACGTGATTTAGCAAAAGCTATATCTTCTGGTAAATTAGAATCCAAATGATGACAAATCATTAACATATCTAAATGTTCATCTATCGTATTACAAGTATAAGGCATGGTAGGACTTGTTGATGAAGGTAAAATATTAGAATATGATATTACTTTCAGTAAATCAGGAGCATGCCCCCCTCCAGCTCCTTCTGTATGATAAGTATGAATTGTTCTATTTTTGAATGTTTTTAAAGTATCTTCTACATAACCAGATTCATTCAGTGAATCTGTATGTATATTAACTTGTACATCTAATTTTTCTGCTACGTGTAAACATTGGTCGATGACATGTAAAGTACTCCCCCAATCTTCATGTATTTTTAATCCACCTGCACCAGCTTTTATTTGTTCAATTAAAGCTTCGGGACGAGAGCTATTTCCACTTGCAAGAAAAATAAAATTAATGGGAATATGATCTGTACTTTTCAACATTCTTTGAATGTTCCATACACCTGAAGTACAATTTGTAGCTATAGTTCCAGTAGCTGGACCTGATCCTCCTCCAATAATCGTCGTCGTTCCACTTTCTAATGCGACTTCAAATAATTGAGGACATATATAATGAACGTGACTATCTACACTTCCAGCGGTTACTATAATATTTTCTGAAGAAATGACTTCTGTTCCTGCTCCAATATACATATTAGGAGTAACTCCGTCCATAAAATATGGATTTCCAGCTTTTCCTATTCCAACAATAATTCCATTTTTAATTCCTATATCTGCTTTAATAATTCCCCAATGATCTATAATAATAGCATTAGTTAATACTAAATCTAAAACTCCTTCATCTCTTGTAGCAAATGGATGCTGTCCCATTCCGTCTCTAATAACTTTTCCTCCTCCGAAAACACATTCATCTCCATAAATAGTGTAATCTTTCTCTATTTCAATCCATAAAGATGTATCCCCTAAACGAATTTTATCTCCTTTAGTAGGACCATACATACTTGCATAAGATTTTCTATCTATTTTTTTCATATCGTTGTATTTTCTTTTCCTGAAAATCCATAAATTTTTTTACTTCCTCCAATTTCTACTAACATAACTTCTTTTGTTTCTCCTGGTTCAAAACGAACAGATCTTCCAGAAGGAATATCAAGTCTATATCCTTTAGTACCTTCTCTATCAAAAAGAAGAGCAGAATTTGTTTCATAAAAATGAAAATGAGATCCTATTTGAATAGGACGAGTTCCTGTATTAGATACTATTCTTTCTATACGAGATCGTCCAGGTAATAATACTATATCTTCTTTTAAAAGATCATATTGTCCTGGAATGAGATTAGAATTTTTTTTTCTATTTTTTTTTATAGGATGATGTATAGTTACCAATTTTGTTCCATCAGGAAAAGTGGCTTCTACTTGAACATTATTCAATAATTCATACACTCCATCCATAACTTGTTCATCGTTCAGAATATTTCCTGCTTCATACATGAGATCTTTTACTGTTTTTCCATCACGAGCTCCCTCCATTACATAATGAGTAATTAAAGCTAAAGATTCAGGATAATTTAATTTCAGTCCTCTTTTTAAACGTTTTTTTGCCAATTCTCCAGCCATGTGCAGAAGAATTTTTTCCTTTTCATAAGAAGTTAAATGCATATACTTTCTTTAATTTGATTCATAAACATAATATTCGTTGCAAAAAACAACACTCAACAGTTAATTAATTATATGGGTTTAAAGTTATGAAATATTATAATAATGAAAGATAAATAGGAATCGTTGCCTCCCCCTCTTATTTCATCCATTTAAGTCTTTTTTCGTAATCAATTTCACAATAAAAATAAGAGATATCTATATATGATATGAAAAAAAACTTCAATACCAAAAAGAATAAAATAAAAAAGGACGTCTCCATAAATTATCATTATTTTTGTTAACATCTTTAGTAATGGGAAAATTGTTTTAAAAAAATTAAAAAATGCAAGTTTTAAAATTTGGAGGTAGTTCCGTAGCTCATTCTGATGCTATAAAACGTATTTGTTCTTTATTAGAAAAAAAACCGAAAGGAAGATATGCTATTGTTGTCTCTGCATTAGGAAATATTACGGATCAGTTAATACAATGTGGTCAATTAGCTTCTGAAAGAAAAAATATTTATAAAAATATATTAGAAGAAATCGAAATTCGACATCTTAATATTATAAGAGAATTGTTTCCTATAACCTATCAAAGTCATCTAATCAGTTGGATTAAAAAAAATCTAAATGATTTAGAAAGTTTATGCGATGGAATTTTTCAAGTAGAAGAACTTTCAAAACGTTCTCTAGATAAAATCATGAGTTTTGGAGAATTGAGTTCTTCTTTTCTAATTTCAGAAAAATTAAAACAGTCTGGATTAGATGCTATTTGTAAAGACAGTAGAGATTTAATTATTACCGATTCTCAATTTGGATGCGCACAAGTAGATTTTATCACAAGTAATCACCATATTATTCAGTATTTTCGTGAAAAAACATCAGAATATGTTGTTTTACCAGGGTTTATAGGTTCTACGTTAGAAAACGAAACGACAACTCTTGGAAGAGGAGGTTCTGATTATACAGCAGCGATTCTGGCTGCTGCTATATCTGCTAGTTTACTCGAAATATGGACGGATGTAAGTGGAATGATGACAGCAAATCCAAAAATCGTGAATCAAGCTTTTCCTATCAAAGAAATTTCTTATGAGGAAGCAATGGAATTATCACATTTTGGAGCGAAAGTTATTTATCCTCCAACTATTCAACCTGCTATGAAAAAACATATTCCTATACAAATTAAAAATACTTTTTCTCCTTTAGATCCAGGAACTTTGATTTATATTAACAAAAATACAAACATTAGTCAGCCTGTTACCGGAATCTCTGGAATTCAGAATATGGCATTACTAACATTGGAAGGAAGTGGAATGGTTGGAATTCCTGGATATTCTAAACGTTTATTCGAAGCATTATCACGTGAAAAAATAAATGTAATATTTATAACTCAAAGTTCTTCAGAGCATTCAATTACTACAGGAATTCATGAAACGGATGTCATAAAAGCAAAAGCTGTAATAGATAGCGAATTCGCTCAAGAAATACATCAAAGACGTATTGATCCATTAAGAATAGAAAATGATCTTTGCATCATTGCTGTGGTAGGAGATAATATGAAAAATCTTCATGGAACCAGTGGAAAAATGTTTTCTTCTTTAGGCAGAAATAGTATTAATGTTAGAGCTATAGCGCAAGGTTCTACTGAAAAAAATATATCAGCTGTTATTAGGAAAACCGATTTTAAAAAGGCATTAAATACTTTACATGAAGCTTTTTTTGAAAGTCCCCCAAAACAAATTAATCTTTTCATTTGTGGAGTAGGAAAAGTAGGAAGCAAATTACTTGAACAGATAGATCAACAACAAAATTACTTATTAGAAGAATTAAAACTTCAAGTTCGAGTAATAGGATTAGCTAACAGCAAAAAGATGCATTTTAATGATCATGGAATCAATTTAAATAATTGGGAAAAATATCTGAACCAAAAAGGGATTAAAATGAATATATATTCTTTTATGGAAGAAGTCTGGAGATTCAATCTAAGGAATAGTTTATTTGTTGACAATACAGCTAGTGAAGAAATGGCTATGACTTATGATAAATTTTTAAAAAATGGAATAGGTGTTATTACTTGTAATAAAATAGCCTGTTCTTCAGATTATGATCATTATAAAAGATTAAAAACACTTTCTAGACATTTTAAAGCTCCATTTTTATTTGAAACTAATGTGGGAGCTAGTCTTCCTGTTATTAGTACACTAAATGATTTGATTAATAGTGGAGATAAAATAAACAAAATAGAAGCCGTATTATCAGGAAGTTTAAATTTTATATTTAATCATTTTATAGAGAGAACATCTTTTTTAGAAGTGGTAAAAGAAGCTCAATTAAAAGGATATACGGAACCTGATCCTAGAATCGATTTAAGTGGATTAGATGTTATGCGAAAAATACTAATTTTAGCAAGAGAATGCGGTTCTCCATTAGAACTAAGTGATATTCATCAAAAATCTTTTCTTCCAAAAACCTGTTCTAATTCTACTTCTATAGATAATTTTTATCAAGAGTTGAATGAATATAAGGATTATTTTTTTAAAATTAGGAGTGAAGCTGAAGAAGATAAAAAACGTTTACGTTTTATTGCTCGTTATGAAAATGGAGTAGCTTCTGTTGGATTAGAATCTGTTTCGCAGATTCATCCATTTTTTCAATTAGAAGGAAAAGATAACATGGTTTTATATAATACATATCGTTACGCTGAACAACCTCTTATCATAAAAGGAGCAGGTGCTGGAGCAGAAGTTACTGCATCTGGAGTTTTTTCAGATATTATAAAAGCTACTAAATAAAAGTCATGAAGGGAGTTAAAATATTTTCACCTGCTACTGTAGCTAATTTAGCTTGTGGGTTTGATGTTATTGGATTAGCTTTAGATTTTCCTAAAGATGAAATTTTTTTATACAAATCCAATAATCCAGGAATACGTATTAATCGAATACATGGATCATCATTACCTAACGATCCAAGAAAAAATGTAGCTTTTGTTGCTTTACAATTTTTGTTAAAAAAATATCAAAAAAGACAAAAATTTGATAACGAAAAAGAAATAGGATTTGAAATTGAGTTAATTAAAAATATTCATCCTGGAAGTGGAATCGGATCTAGTGCTGCAAGTGCAGCTGGTATTGTTTATGGAGCTAATATTCTGTTAGGAAATCCTTTTAACACTATACAATTAATACGTTT containing:
- the pyrF gene encoding orotidine-5'-phosphate decarboxylase produces the protein MEEKEQFFLEIYNLGIIKFGNFTLKSGMNSPIYIDFRPIASRPDLLIKLSDLLIREVTSYDFELICGVPYAALPIATTLSLRSKVPLIIKRKENKGYGTERMIEGIYKIGQNCLIIEDVITSGDSLLRTVIDLEKEGLIIKNIMSILDREQGGIENIKKRGYNIRTLFKIREVFKLLKKKHFLKKKEIHMIQFFFKKRNIKNIQNKRISYEEKKNKISHPIGKKLIDITLKKKTNLIVSADLIYTENILKLVNSIGDRICGLKLHVDIINDFSYSFIKCLKNISIEKKFLLFEDRKLCDVGPTNYLQLHYGIHKISSWADIITTHVIAGSMSIQNLNIPSSMGLITISEMSSHGRLSDDHYIRKALNISLKNPKVIGTVAQRKVDDRLLLFTPGIHFSQQNNDGGNRYIHPVQAFEKNGSDFIIVGKAIYKSINPEIAAEEYRDAGWKAYENGL
- a CDS encoding MarC family protein, with product MEWINSLISCFMILFSIIDILGNAPIIMGFKSKGNIIDTKKVIITSLVIFLSFLFLGQPMLKIIGVDVHSFSVAGSVVLFLIGLEMILGIDLHKVTKNAQTSIVPIAFPLIAGPGSLTTLISLRATYDVNIILLSLILNMIVVYFVIDRCDFIAEKIGNNGLDILKKIFGIVLLAFAVKIFGANAGQLFQQ
- the fbp gene encoding class 1 fructose-bisphosphatase → MYTLGEFIIKNRDRFSYSTEALLRLFSSIKLASKAIHKEVNKAGLTEEIIGSSGITNIQGENQQKLDDFAHRAFIESFKSRNVVCGIASEESKNFIVIKGKHENIFQNQYIVLIDPLDGSSNIDVNVSIGTIFSVYMRKTPIQMNLTIEDFLQKGNKQILAGYIIYGSSTILVYSIGDGVHGFTLDPSVGTFYLSHSNLHFPKKEKIYSINEGNYAKFSNSIRKFIRYCQEKKDNRPYTARYIGSLVGDFHRNLIQGGIYIYPKTASSPEGKLRLLYECNPMAFLAEQAGGKASDGKKRILDIEPTKLHQRTPFVCGPTGMVSKLEEFMLDCE
- a CDS encoding lysophospholipid acyltransferase family protein, which translates into the protein MKIIQISLILLWRTWFFLINIFLIPLWAGASIPFLFKERHYPIAYWFHQMWARSNLFLMGFWYVLEKDQEILDKNQQYVIISNHSSIMDIMLIYSLMRNHPLVFVGKAELAKLPFFGFVYKKSNILIERKNLSSCIQVFKKIKDKVDSGKSVCIFPEGGVPKPYILLDDFKSGAFFIAILKKIPIIPFTIADVKTKFPSSSIVKGRPGKIRIKQHRSISTKNLSLKDKDNLKKKCFNLIKYQLEKFEREK
- a CDS encoding ribonuclease HI, which codes for MNKKIHIYTDGSSKGNPGPGGYGIFIEMFFGHFYNRKIISEGFRYTTNNRMELLSVIVGLEKIENKKQNIIVFTDSKYIVNTVQNKWIYKWKKNNFHNKKNVDLWKRFLSLFCKHFVIFYWIKSHNHHYINDYCDQLSVEASKRKNLKIDHVYEKQI
- a CDS encoding RNA methyltransferase, yielding MKKTYNIQNTKIKDLIKISQKKNSMNIFLVEGIKEFEMAIKGNFIPKRIFICEKIFHKYNMIQSFYSITFFINIKIFKKLTYRDNSGGIIALFQEKKYMNQLKNIKIDNNNSSLILILDGIEKPGNIGAMLRIADAANIHIIILCNMKTYIYNSNIIRCSLGSLFTRKIFMEKIESIMNWLQKNKIKIITTGFHQHKKVMNLYQTQFSHFNKIAIVFGSENKGVSNIWLKKANKIINIPMFGNIDSLNVSNAMSIIIYEIIRQRNYTR
- the ureC gene encoding urease subunit alpha; its protein translation is MKKIDRKSYASMYGPTKGDKIRLGDTSLWIEIEKDYTIYGDECVFGGGKVIRDGMGQHPFATRDEGVLDLVLTNAIIIDHWGIIKADIGIKNGIIVGIGKAGNPYFMDGVTPNMYIGAGTEVISSENIIVTAGSVDSHVHYICPQLFEVALESGTTTIIGGGSGPATGTIATNCTSGVWNIQRMLKSTDHIPINFIFLASGNSSRPEALIEQIKAGAGGLKIHEDWGSTLHVIDQCLHVAEKLDVQVNIHTDSLNESGYVEDTLKTFKNRTIHTYHTEGAGGGHAPDLLKVISYSNILPSSTSPTMPYTCNTIDEHLDMLMICHHLDSNLPEDIAFAKSRIRSETISAEGVLHDMGAISMTSSDSQAMGRIGEIVKRTWQTADKMKKERGFLNEDHTKNDNFRVRRYISKYTINPSITHGISEYVGSIQIGKMADLVLWKPSFFGVKPELVIKSGMIVYASMGDPNATIPTPQPFMYRKMFGYFEPKLSSVFVSINAINNGFLEKNEIKKQIKIVKGCRTLSKKNMILNGEIPNLEVDPKTYNVYINGEKIISHPSDVLPLSQRYFLF
- a CDS encoding urease subunit gamma gives rise to the protein MHLTSYEKEKILLHMAGELAKKRLKRGLKLNYPESLALITHYVMEGARDGKTVKDLMYEAGNILNDEQVMDGVYELLNNVQVEATFPDGTKLVTIHHPIKKNRKKNSNLIPGQYDLLKEDIVLLPGRSRIERIVSNTGTRPIQIGSHFHFYETNSALLFDREGTKGYRLDIPSGRSVRFEPGETKEVMLVEIGGSKKIYGFSGKENTTI
- the thrA gene encoding bifunctional aspartate kinase/homoserine dehydrogenase I; protein product: MQVLKFGGSSVAHSDAIKRICSLLEKKPKGRYAIVVSALGNITDQLIQCGQLASERKNIYKNILEEIEIRHLNIIRELFPITYQSHLISWIKKNLNDLESLCDGIFQVEELSKRSLDKIMSFGELSSSFLISEKLKQSGLDAICKDSRDLIITDSQFGCAQVDFITSNHHIIQYFREKTSEYVVLPGFIGSTLENETTTLGRGGSDYTAAILAAAISASLLEIWTDVSGMMTANPKIVNQAFPIKEISYEEAMELSHFGAKVIYPPTIQPAMKKHIPIQIKNTFSPLDPGTLIYINKNTNISQPVTGISGIQNMALLTLEGSGMVGIPGYSKRLFEALSREKINVIFITQSSSEHSITTGIHETDVIKAKAVIDSEFAQEIHQRRIDPLRIENDLCIIAVVGDNMKNLHGTSGKMFSSLGRNSINVRAIAQGSTEKNISAVIRKTDFKKALNTLHEAFFESPPKQINLFICGVGKVGSKLLEQIDQQQNYLLEELKLQVRVIGLANSKKMHFNDHGINLNNWEKYLNQKGIKMNIYSFMEEVWRFNLRNSLFVDNTASEEMAMTYDKFLKNGIGVITCNKIACSSDYDHYKRLKTLSRHFKAPFLFETNVGASLPVISTLNDLINSGDKINKIEAVLSGSLNFIFNHFIERTSFLEVVKEAQLKGYTEPDPRIDLSGLDVMRKILILARECGSPLELSDIHQKSFLPKTCSNSTSIDNFYQELNEYKDYFFKIRSEAEEDKKRLRFIARYENGVASVGLESVSQIHPFFQLEGKDNMVLYNTYRYAEQPLIIKGAGAGAEVTASGVFSDIIKATK